GTCCGCTCCATTTTCCCAGTAAAAGCTTTCCGCAATCTTCGGTCGAGATCTTGATCCAGAATAACATACCGATATTCAAAATCCCGCTTTCGCCCCCGATACGTTGCCCAGGCAGTATCACGGCAAAATCGCCTGGGTATAATGTATGTTGTTGTGAATCAATCTCCCATGTAAATTTTCCATCTACAATATAATACAGGCAAATACAGTCAGCAACGTTGCTGTTAAAGGAATTAAGTTGGATAGTATTATTCTTTCTATGGGCAAACTCCAGAATGTGCGAAAAATGCGCAAGTTCTTTAGATATGCCCTGCCGAAGTATCAATTGATTCATCCAGGGTTATAATTGGTATGCGTTGCCGTAATCTCCGTACCGCAACAGCTATCGGATAGCCAATGGCATATCCATGTAAAGCAAGTTTACATAATATAAAACTAAGATTTGTATAAAAACCAACGCTGTTTTTTAATGGTATTTTCCTGGTTTAATATTATGATACTTTGTATGTATTCATAACCAGTTATAATAATAACCAAAGCCGCTAATCCTTGAATAGTGTGCTCATTAAAATTTATCATGAAAAAATGGATTCCTTTTTTCCGCATTGCGGGTATTGTATTGCTGCATTGCTGTTTGTTTTTCAATAAAACGTTTGCGCAACAAATTTCGAGGGATGAGCTGATCTTTCTTACTCCGGAATGGAAGGGTGAACGCTTTGCCGATGGCCGTCCTAAAGTGCCTGATGGTATTCTGGTCCGGATGAAGCAGGTAAGTATTGAAGAAGCCTGGGCTGTTTTAAAAAATGCCGGTTACGGTTACCAGATAACCGAAAACTGGCTGGTAATAAACCCCGATAGCGTGTTGGTGGGCCGCGCAGTAACCGCGGTTTTTATGCCCGCACGCCCCGATGTATGGAAAGCCATTGATGACAGGGGCAAGGCCCAGGGCAAAAAAGGGCAAAACACCTGGCCCGTGGATTTGCTGGTGAAAGGCGATGTATACGTGGCCGATCAGTTTGGCGCCCATAAAAACGGACCTACTATTGGCGATAATGTTGGCAATGCCATTTACGCAAAAACCGGCAACGGTATAGTTTACAACGGCGCGGTGAGAGACCTGCGCGGACTGAAAGAGATTGGGGGTTTTACATCCTTTGTAGAAAGCTACGACCCATCATACCATAACCCACCCGGCGATCTGAACACCATGATCATCGGCATCAATCAGCCCACAAGGATAAAGCAGGCTACGGTGATGCCCGGAGATGTGGTTTTGGGTGAGAACGGGGTAGTGATATTTATTCCGCCGCACCTGGCCGAGAAAGTGGTAAACACCTCCGAGATTGTGAGGTTAAGGGATATGTTTGGCCACCTGCGCTTAAAAGAGGGCAAATATACAGCCGGACAAATAGACGCCCGCTGGAGCGCCGATATCGAAAAAGATTTTTCGGCATGGCTTAATGACCATATCAACGAGTTGCCGGTACCCAAAGAGCAGATCCGGAACATCCTGAAAAACCGAACCTGGTAAATAAATCTATCTAAATAATATAAACTATGTCAAACCATCAAAACAGGCGCAGTTTTCTTTCGAAAACTGTATTGGCCGGTGCAGCCGTACTGGCAGCGCCATTAAATAAAACATTTGGGCAAGGGTTGATAGATGCCAAAGAGCGTACCCCGCAGGCATCATCTCCATCCGATCTTAAAATTACCGAATTTAAGTGTGCCTACGCGGGCGGTGGGCTTTTTGTAAAAATATACACCAACCAGGGTATCTGGGGCTCGGGTGAAGGAGTTGATGCCATAGCCGGAACTTATTACCTGGTTAAACGGCTGGAAAGAATGCTTAAAGGCCGCAGCCCTTTGAACCCCAACCGGATAGCCGAGGAGATACGGAAAGCCAACTTTTTCGCCGGTGCGCAATCGGGTATGTTTGTAGCCGTGCTTACTGCGGTTGAGGCGGCCCTTTGGGATTTGACCGGCAAAGCTTTGGGCTTACCGGTATACCAGTTATTAGGCGGTAAATTCCGCGATAAATGCCGTGTTTATTGCGATACGGAATTATATACAGCCACCAACCCGGTGCCCGATGATTATGCCAAGGCTGCCCGCGGAGCGGTTAACCGAGGATACACTGCCGTGAAATTCGATATCGATGATGCCCGCGACCCGAATAAATTCGACCGTTATAACTGGACTGCCAGCAACGCCGAGCTCGACAGGATGTATAATGCCATAGCCGCTGTGAGGAAGGAAGTAGGGCCAAATATTGATATATGTGTGGATATGCACGGCCGGTACGATGCCACAACCGGCCGCAGGGTTGCAAAAATGATGGAACCCCTTAATTTGATGTGGCTGGAAGAGCCTATCCCGGCAGACAATATCGATGTATATAAAACAATAACCCAGGAAACAACCACACCTATTTGTGCCGGCGAGAATTTTTACCTGGCTTATGGCTATACCAGGCTGCTTTCGGAAGCCGGCATTGATATTGTAATGCCCGATCTGCAAAAATGCGGCGGGCTGGGCGAAGGGCAACGGATAGCCAACCTGGCCAACTTATACTATGTGCCGTTTTCGCCGCACATGGTAGGCTCATTTCTGGGTGCAATGGCAACCGCGCATGTTTGCGCCTCGGTACCCAATTTTCACATTCTTGAGTGGCAAACGCTGAGCGACACCGAACCAAAATGGAAGGAAATAGTGCAATACGATAAACCTTTTATCGAGAAAGGCTTCCTGGTGCTGTCTGATAAACCCGGGGTAGGTGTGGAGATCAATGAGGAAGGGCTGAAGAAATACGCGATGCCCGGAGTTCCATTTTTTGCCTGATCAATACCTGTATGAACATTTTTTATAAAGTTACCATCGCGTTAACCATCGCTGCATTGGGCGCGGTATTAATCGTGCTTTCAAAAGGGTTGGAGCACACAGGGCCTTATACACTTGCCTTTTTTGTATTGCTTGCCCTAAGCCTTCGCGCTTCGCCAAAAACCAAAAGTTTTGCGTATACGGCGCTGATTTTCGGAGCTGCCGCCATGGCGCTTTATTATCCTGCGTTTTTTATCAGCTATGGCAGTTTTAAATATGCCACACTTATTATCCCGCTTATCCAGCTCATTATGTTTGGGATGGGCACCTCTATGCATTATCATGATTTTCTTGGTGTGCTGAAATCGCCCGGCGGGATAATTATAGGCGTGGTGAGCCATTTTATCATTATGCCTTTACTGGGCTTCAGCATAGCCACGCTCAGTGTAAAGTTAACCGGAATGCCTGCCGAAATAGCGGCAGGTATTGTACTGATAGGCTGCTGCCCTAATGGTATGGCATCTAACGTAATATCCTACCTGGCTAAGGCAAACCTGGCGTTATCGGTTACCATAACCAGCATCTCTACGCTGCTTTCGCCGGTATTGACGCCATTTTTAATGAATCTGCTTGCTGGTCCGCTTATTAAAATAGATCCCTGGGCCATGGTGACGGATATTTTTAAAATGGTGATGATCCCGATTGCCTTAGGCGTACTGTTTTCTTCGGTAGCTAAAGAACGTAGTGGCTGGCTAAAAAGGATAATGCCCATCATTTCGATGGGCGGCATCATCGGCATTATCATTATTATAACTGCAGCGGGCCGGGATAGCCTGCTTAAGGTAGGCCTGCTGCTGGCTGTGTTGGTGCTACTGCATAATATAGGCGGCTATTTACTGGGTTTCTGGTCGGCAAAGGCATTGGGGATGGACGAGCGTGATTGCCGCACCATTGCTATAGAAGTGGGAATGCAAAACGGCGGCATGGCCGCGGGGCTTGCCAAAGCAATGGGCAAAATAGCTACGCTGGGCCTGGCACCGGTAATTTTTTCAACTTTTATGAATATCACCGGCTCTTTACTGGCCTCGTACTGGCATAAAAAAAAGCCGGCTCCCGGTCGTAAAGCTGCTTTGCAAAGCGCAACTGAGCAGTAACCGCGATTTATGCGTTGAGTTTTTTGTGTAAAAATCAACGCTGTGTTTTTTTGGAAGACAAAGCAATTTGCTTTAACATTCTTTGTACATAACCAAGTAACCTATTTGTTACACTTTTTGATAAATGAATAACTACCGCACAAACGCGGGTAGTGAAAAATAGCTATGCACATATTTAAAACCAACAATAAAGTTATTGTAAAATACGCCGGGCTGCTTTACAGCTCGCCCGTTTGGACCTGGGATAGTTTTATAAACCGTGAAGCATTGCATAGTGAGGTTTTAAAAGATCTCCAAAGCATTACCGCCGATCCTTCGCTGGCGAACGACCTGGAACATTTAAGTACGCCCATTGCGGGCCAGGAGATCTGGGCATCGGGCGTAACCTATTTGCGCAGTAAAGATGCCCGGATGGAAGAATCTAAAGATGCCGGCGGCGGCGATTTTTATGCAAGAGTTTACGATGCCGAACGCCCCGAAATCTTTTTTAAGTCGTCGGCATCCCGCGCGGTTGGGCCGGGCGGTACTGTCCGCATCCGTAAAGATTCGAAATGGAACGTTCCGGAGCCGGAGTTGGTGTTATTTATTTGCAGCGTGGGTACCATTGAGGGATACCTGATTGGCAATGATATGTCGTCAAGGGATATCGAAGGAGAAAATCCTTTATATCTCCCCCAGGCTAAATCATACGATGGTGCAGCTGCTGTTGGTCCGTGTCTTTACGTACCGGATACAGCCATTTCGCAGGATACAGAAATTCAAATTGAAATAAGCAGGGGTGATGACAAGGTGTTTGCTGAAGCGATTTTGATCAGCAGGATGAAACGCACGCACCAGGAACTTGCCAATTACCTTTTCATGGAGATGTCATTCCCGGCGGGTGCATACCTGATGACAGGTACAGGAATAGTGCCTCCTGATTCATTCACGCTTAATTATGGCGACGTAATCGATATCACCATAAGTAACATAGGTACACTTACAAACCAGGTGGGCAGGTAACTGCAGCACGGCAACAAAATAAATTATAATATAAAAGAATATAAAATGTCACAATTCAGAAGTGCCGATTGGTTTGGAAAAACAGGTAAAATGGGTTTTTTATATAGAAGCTGGATGAAAAACCAAGGCATGCCGGCCGATCTTTTTGACGGGCGGCCTGTTATCGGCATC
The sequence above is a segment of the Mucilaginibacter celer genome. Coding sequences within it:
- a CDS encoding fumarylacetoacetate hydrolase family protein, whose translation is MHIFKTNNKVIVKYAGLLYSSPVWTWDSFINREALHSEVLKDLQSITADPSLANDLEHLSTPIAGQEIWASGVTYLRSKDARMEESKDAGGGDFYARVYDAERPEIFFKSSASRAVGPGGTVRIRKDSKWNVPEPELVLFICSVGTIEGYLIGNDMSSRDIEGENPLYLPQAKSYDGAAAVGPCLYVPDTAISQDTEIQIEISRGDDKVFAEAILISRMKRTHQELANYLFMEMSFPAGAYLMTGTGIVPPDSFTLNYGDVIDITISNIGTLTNQVGR
- a CDS encoding bile acid:sodium symporter family protein gives rise to the protein MNIFYKVTIALTIAALGAVLIVLSKGLEHTGPYTLAFFVLLALSLRASPKTKSFAYTALIFGAAAMALYYPAFFISYGSFKYATLIIPLIQLIMFGMGTSMHYHDFLGVLKSPGGIIIGVVSHFIIMPLLGFSIATLSVKLTGMPAEIAAGIVLIGCCPNGMASNVISYLAKANLALSVTITSISTLLSPVLTPFLMNLLAGPLIKIDPWAMVTDIFKMVMIPIALGVLFSSVAKERSGWLKRIMPIISMGGIIGIIIIITAAGRDSLLKVGLLLAVLVLLHNIGGYLLGFWSAKALGMDERDCRTIAIEVGMQNGGMAAGLAKAMGKIATLGLAPVIFSTFMNITGSLLASYWHKKKPAPGRKAALQSATEQ
- a CDS encoding mandelate racemase/muconate lactonizing enzyme family protein, which produces MSNHQNRRSFLSKTVLAGAAVLAAPLNKTFGQGLIDAKERTPQASSPSDLKITEFKCAYAGGGLFVKIYTNQGIWGSGEGVDAIAGTYYLVKRLERMLKGRSPLNPNRIAEEIRKANFFAGAQSGMFVAVLTAVEAALWDLTGKALGLPVYQLLGGKFRDKCRVYCDTELYTATNPVPDDYAKAARGAVNRGYTAVKFDIDDARDPNKFDRYNWTASNAELDRMYNAIAAVRKEVGPNIDICVDMHGRYDATTGRRVAKMMEPLNLMWLEEPIPADNIDVYKTITQETTTPICAGENFYLAYGYTRLLSEAGIDIVMPDLQKCGGLGEGQRIANLANLYYVPFSPHMVGSFLGAMATAHVCASVPNFHILEWQTLSDTEPKWKEIVQYDKPFIEKGFLVLSDKPGVGVEINEEGLKKYAMPGVPFFA
- a CDS encoding RraA family protein, with the translated sequence MKKWIPFFRIAGIVLLHCCLFFNKTFAQQISRDELIFLTPEWKGERFADGRPKVPDGILVRMKQVSIEEAWAVLKNAGYGYQITENWLVINPDSVLVGRAVTAVFMPARPDVWKAIDDRGKAQGKKGQNTWPVDLLVKGDVYVADQFGAHKNGPTIGDNVGNAIYAKTGNGIVYNGAVRDLRGLKEIGGFTSFVESYDPSYHNPPGDLNTMIIGINQPTRIKQATVMPGDVVLGENGVVIFIPPHLAEKVVNTSEIVRLRDMFGHLRLKEGKYTAGQIDARWSADIEKDFSAWLNDHINELPVPKEQIRNILKNRTW